The genomic segment CCACTTTTTGAGGAAGCGGTGAAAGCCGGCGAGGAGTACCGCAAGGCGCAGATTCCTGACTACATGAAGGACGATACCTCCCCCCATGTACCTTCTTGACACCGATCATATTACGCTCCTTGCACGTAGCGGCGAGGAAGGCGAGCGTATCCGGCAGCGCGTTTTGTTAGCCCCAGAGGGGGAGGTCTCCGCAAGTATCGTCAGCTACGAGGAGCAGATGCGTGGGTGGTTGGCGCAGCTTAACCGAATCAGTGCCGTCAATCAGCAAGCGATCTACTACACACGACTAGAGGAGAACCTGCGTTTCTACAATCAGATTCCGCTGATCTCATTCGATACAGCCGTGGTAGAGCAGTTTCAGGCACTCTGGGTACAGCGTATTCGGATTGGAACGATGGATCTGAAAATCGCGGCAACGGCTCTGGCACACGATGCAACCCTGCTGACACGCAATGCAAAAGATTTCTCCAAAGTGCCTGGCCTACGCCTCGAAGACTGGAGCATTGGGCTGCCGGAATAGGACGCCCATCCATGGGTCTTACTGGGCGCGAAGCGCCGCTCGTACCTGCTTCGTGGGCAGGCTATCCCCGCACTAAGTAATCCCCCGAGCCGACCCATTTGTAGGTCGTGAGCGCCTCCAGCCCCATCGGGCCGCGGGCGTGGAGCTTCTGGGTGGAGATGGCGACCTCTGCTCCAAGGCCAAACTGCCCGCCGTCGTTGAAGCCCGTGGAGCAGTTGACAAACACCGCGGCGGAGTCGATCTCCGCGATAAAGCGGGCGGCGTTGGTGTCGCTCTGGGTGAGAATCCCATCGGTGTGCTGCGACGAGTGCGCCTGGATATGCACGATGGCGTCGTCGAGGCCGGCGACCACTTTAATCCCCAGAGTCAGGCTCATCCACTCCGTGTCGAACTCGTCCTCGACAAAGCGCACGCCCCGCTCGGCCAGCGCGGCCTTAGCTTTAGGCAGAAACGTCTCTGCGAGGGCTTCGTGGACCAGCAGCGTGTCCAGAGAGTTGCAGACACTCGGGCGGCGGCACTTGGCGTTGACAATCACGGGAATTGCCTTTTCCAGGTCGGCGCTCTCGTCTACGAAGAGGTGACAGACCCCGATTCCGCCGATAATTACCGGGATCGTGCTGTTTTGTCGGCAGAAGTCGTGGAGGCTGGCCCCGCCGCGGGGGATGATCATGTCCACGTATTGGTGCATTTGTAAGAGCTCGCTCACCAGCGCACGATCCGGGCTCGCGATCAGCTGCACGGCGTTCTCCGGCAGGGCCTCGGCCATCGCCACGACGAGCGCCGTGTTGGTACGCAGGGTCTCCGAGCCGCCCCGCAGGATCGCCGCATTGCCGGTCTTGAGCGCCAGGCTGGCGATATCGACCGTCACATTGGGCCGCGCCTCGTAGATCACGCCGAGGACACCCAGGGGGACACGCTTTTGGTAGAGCGAGAGGCCACTCGGAAGCAGCTTCTGGTTAAAGACCTCGCCCACCGGATCGGGGAGGGTGGCGACCGCACGGACGTCCCCCACGACCGCCGCAAGACGGCCGTCTGCCAGAGAGAGCCGGTCGAGGAGCGCAGCGGTGGTGCCCCGCTCCCGCGCCTCGGTGAGGTCGGCGGCGTTGGCCTGTAAGATCTCGGGGCTATGGCGCTCCACGGCCTCGGCGAGGGCGAGCAGGAGCGCGTTTTTCTGATCCGTGGTAAGGAGGGCGAGCTGGCGGGACGCGGCCTTTGCAGCGGCTCCCAGAGCGGGAAGATTGGGACGAGAGGGGAGATCGGCGGACACGGTGCTATGCTACCACACCGGCCCCGACCCAAAAAAAAGCCTGGCAACCCGCCAGGCGAGAAAAATGGGCCGTCAGCACCCTACAGTCTAGCAAGGAAGCGCTGGCATTTCGTTGGCAAGCGAATCCGCCGAAACGTGGATTTGCCTGGTCGCGCGCTCGCCTAAACTAAGCGTGGAGGACATGATGATCTACTACGTAACAGGAGACATTCTTAAGACAAAGGCAGCGGCTCTGGCCCATGGAGTCGCGCCCAACGATGACTGCAAGTCCGGGCTCGCACTGGCGCTCCGTGAGCAGTGGCCGGCGATGTACAGCGACCTGCGGCACTACTACCGCGCCTTTCACCCCAAGCCCGGGACTCTCTGGGTCTGGAGCGGGGTGGGGGGAGTGCGGATTGTGAACCTCTTTACCCAGGAGCCCGCCCCCGAGGACACCCACGCGCATCCGGGGAAGGCACACTTAGAAGATGTCAACCATGCGCTTCGCGAGCTGGCGAAGCTCATCCATGAGGAAAAACTCGCCAGTGTGGCTCTGCCGCGCCTTGCGACCGGGGTCGGGAAGCTGGCCTGGAAGGATGTCAAGGCACTGATCGAGAAGCACCTGGGGCCGCTCCACACCCCGATCTATGTCTATGAGGAGTACCAGCCCGGGGTGGCGGCAGAGGAGCCTGGAGTTTCGGTATCATAGGAGGCATGTCAGCCACCCCCGATTCTAAGCTTCAGGGAGAGACCCCACCCGGCCCGGACGATGCCCCCGCCGGGGTGCAGGTCTCTCCCGATCTCTACCGCTCCAACCGGATTCCCCCGAACCAGAGCCGGACAAAGAAGTGGCCGGTTCTGGACACGGGCATCCATCCCAAGCCGCTCGCGCCCGACGAGGTCACTCTAGAGCTCTACGGCGAGGTCGAGGTGCCACGGCTCTTTACCTGGGCGGAGCTCCAGGCGCTCCCACGGGCACGGGTCGCGGCGGACATGCACTGTGTCACGCGCTGGTCGCGCCTGGGAAACCTCTGGGAGGGGGTGAGCACGCGGACTCTGGTCGAGCAGCTTCAGCTCAAGCCGAGCGCGAAGTTTGTCATGGTCTATGGGCGCGATGAGGTGACCTTCTTCCGGGGCGGCTCGGCGACCTGGTGCACGAACCTGCCGCTGGAGTACTTCCTCCACGACGACTGCCTGGTGGCGTGGAGCCACGACGGCGAGCCGCTGAGCAATGAGCACGGCGGGCCGCTCCGGCTGGTTGTCCCCAAGCTCTATGCCTGGAAGTCCGCCAAGTGGGTGAGCGCGATTGAGTTTCGAGAGAGCGACTCTCCGGGCTACTGGGAGAAAGGCGGCTACCACATGCTCGGCGACCCGTGGAAAGAGCAGCGCTTTCGGTTCAGCGACGATGGCGAGGAGAGCGAGAGATGACCCTAGACGAGTTTCGTGCACAGTTCCCGAGTGTGCAAAAGGGAGTGCATCTCAACCACGCCGGAATGGGCCCGATACCTTTGGTGGCATCCGCGGCCGTGGCACAAGCGCTCACGGAGCTGGCCGATGGCGATGGCATGATGGCCTTTCGTGCCCACTTGGCGCGCCAGAGCCGGCTACGGGAGGCACTCGCCCGGCTGATGAATGTCTCGGTGGAGGGAGTCGCTCTCACGCGCAACACCAGCCATGGCCTCACGATCGCCGCGCAGGCGATCCCGTTCTTGCCCGGCGAGAATGTCGTGGTGGGGGAGTGTGAGTACCCATCGGTGGTCTACCCCTGGCAAGCCCAGGCAGTCCGCGGGGTCGAGACCCGGATCGTCCCCTGCCCGGATGGTCTGCTCTCCGAGGATGCGCTCATGGCGGCCTGCGACTCCAGCACCCGCGCCCTGGCCGTGAGCTGGGTGCAGTGGGGGACCGGGCAGCGCATGGACCTGGAGCGGCTGGGAGAGTTTTGTCAGCAGCGCAATATCTGGTTTGTCGTGGATGTCATCCAGGGCCTCGGAGCGCTCACGTGCGACCTGAGTGCTTGTGGCGCCGATATCGCGGCGGGGGGCTGTCACAAGTGGCTGCTCGCCCCCGCGGGGATTGGACCGCTCTATATCAAGCCGTCGCGCCTCGGGGAGCTCTTACCCACCAATGTCGGGTGGAACTGGGTCAACAACCCCTTTACCTGGGACCGGCTGCGCTTTGACGATACCCGGCCACGTGCGGATCGGTTCGAGGAGGGGAGCCCCGCGATCCTGGCAACCGCGGCACTGGAGGCGACTGTCGCACTGCTGGAGTCTGTGGGAATGGAGGTGATTGGGGAGCGTGTCCATGCAAATGCGGAGGCACTTCGGAGTGGACTGCGTGCGCGTGGGATGGAGGTCTGTCCCACCGATCATCAGAGTGGCATTGTCGCCTTCCGCCACCCGAGCTTGGCCAATGAGGCCCTCCTTGCTCAGCTCGATGCCCAGCGCATCTGGGCAGCCGTTCGCTGTGGCTGGGTACGATTTTCGCCCCATGGCTATACATCAAGCAACGATATAGAGCACGCATTAAATGTGATGGAGTAGAGAGATAATGATATTTTAATACCGTGCGAATTAAGTATAAACATCAGTTGAATATTGGTATTTGGGAAACAAGGTAACACTCAATGAATAGAGGTTATACCGATTCAAGTCCGAAAGGGATTCCTGACGACGTTCACAACTAATTGCATTTATTCACCCCTCTCAGTCAGGCTAGGAAGTGCAATTACTATCAACAAATATCATGATATGAACAACCTGCTGAATCGGTATAACGTCTAATGACAAGCTAATCGACCAGAGCGTGCTCGAAGCCGCCGCACCCGTGATCCGAACTATCGCCCACCCGCTCCGCTTGCGGATCCTCGACTACCTCGACCACCAAGGAGCCAGCAATGTCTCCCAGATTGTCGCGGTCTGCGATGCGGAGCAGGCCGTGGTGAGCCAGCAGCTCCGTATCCTGAAAGACCAGGGAATTCTCTCCAACCGCCGCGAGGGTAACTTCGTGTTCTACGAGCTCAAGGACCGCTCGGTACTCTTTTTGCTGGGGTGTATTCGCAACCACCAATGTGCTGTATAAAGAGAGGACATGATCTCTCTTGAATCCGGGCTAGCGCTGGTTGTCTTTGCCATGGCAACCGGGCTGGCTCTGGGAACTCTGGGAGCGGGGGGGGCAATTCTTGCCCTCCCCGCTTTCACGTATGCCGCTCACCTGCCCCAGCGCGAGGCGAGCGCAACCAGCCTCCTGGTCGTGGGCACGGCGGCCCTGATCGGGGGACTTCTTACCCTGGTGCGCTGCCGCAAGAACCCCGATGAGCCCCGGCCGGACTTCAAAGTCGCGCTTCCGTTTCTACTCAGTGGGCTCGTGGGGGCGTGGTGTGGTGCCAAGGCCTCGAAGCTTGTCCCCGAGCTCGCCCTCAAGTTGCTGTTTGGCGCGATTGTCCTCGCCGCCGCCGAGGCAATGTACCTACGTGCGATGTCCCCCAAGGCTGCCCCGTCGCGGCGTGCGCTCCCGCTCTGGCTGGGGCCGCTCCTCGGGGGGCTTGTCGGGCTGATGACCGGGCTGGTTGGAGTCGGAGGCGGGTTTATGATCGTCCCCGCTCTCACCGTGATGGGGAAGCTCTCCCTCAAGCAAGCCTCAGCGACCTCAGTGTGGATTATCGCGGGCAATGCCGCGGCGGCACTGGTGGGCTATGTGGGCCATGTCCACATCGCCTGGGGGCTCGCCGGAGCCTTTCTCGCGGTCACCCTGATCGCCATGCAGGTAGGGCAGAGCCTTGCCCGGCGGGCAAACCCCAAGGTGCTTCAGCTGACCTTTGCCGGTTTCTTGCTGGTGATCGGGGCCCTGACCCTACTAAAGCACTAGGAGCGATAGCCAAGACACATGCCACCGATCTTTATGGGGACGATGGGCTGGTCCTACCCGGACTGGCGCGGTCCGTTCTATGCCCTGGGAACCCCGGACGCCCGCCTGCTCGCCGAGTACGCGACGGTCTTTGACGCCATCGAGCTCGATACCACGTTCTATGCCCCGCCTCGTGAGACCGCGCTGGCGCAGTGGGACCGGCTCACCCCCGCTGGCTTCTTCTTCTCGGCAAAGGTTCCCAAGCTCATCACCCACGAGCGCCGCTTGGTCGGACCCGCCGCGGGGAAAGAGGCACGAGACTTTGGCCGGCTGATGCAGGCGGGGCTGGGCGCAAAACTGGGCCGCCTTGTCCTCCAGCTTCCTCCCGACTTTGGCCCCGGCGAGGCACGCAATCTCCTCACCTTCGCCGATACCCTAGCCGAGCACACGCTCCCGATCACGGTCGAGCTGCGCGAGAGTGGCTGGCTACAGACCGAGATCGCCGCGCAGCTTGCGGAGCGGGGGATGCAGCTGGCCACCACGGATCGTGTCGCCGTGCCAGGAGCGCCCCTGACCTACCTGCGCCTTCTCGGGGAAGAAAATAGTGTCGAGCGCTTCGACCAGCGGGCGCTCCCCCGCGACACGGAGCTAGACCACTGGGCGGAGCAGCTACGAGCCGCCGCCGGCCCGGTCTTTGTCCATGTCCGTAACTACTACGAAGGCCACGCCCCCGCAACCCTGATCGAGCTGCGCCGCCGCCTCGGGCTCTCGCTTCCCACACCGCCCGGCCAGCAGCAGATGAGCTTGTTTTAGGGGCCGGGGGCCGGGGATTGGAAATCCCCGGCACAAAGGGAGGAGCGCCCCGTGGGCGCAGAATCCATGGTGTTCCGCGCGTCCTCGGGACGCTCCCCCCCTTCTGCCGGGGATTTCCAATCCCCGGCTAACCCAGCTCCGCGCGGGTGATAACCCCCTTGTAGACATTGCCAGCCACCACGGGAAGCGCAGGGGCACCCTTGCGCTCCAGAGCTGCCAGAGCCTCTTGCGTGGTCGTCTCTGGTGAGAGAGGGCGGGTGGGGCGCACGTACGGCCCGACTTGCAGAGTGGCGCGGTCAGCCCCGGCAGGAATCAGCGAAGACTCCAGCATGGCGGCATTGAGAATGCCCATGTACATCTCATCGCCCACGAGAACGACAGTCTGAAGTGGGTCGGCTTCCAGGAGGGCAATGGCCTCATCGAGGCTGGTCTGGGGATCGATCACGGGGACGCTGCGAAGCGTGGCATCGGCAAGTGTGCTCATGGGCTAACGTTCGCGATTTTTGGGCGTTTTTCCTGCAACCCGTAACCGTAGCTGCGGGGGGAGCGTTCTAATTCCTATGAACAAGGTAAAAAAAGCACTCGCGCTGGGCTGTGGCACGAGCCTCGCGCTCTTGGTCGGGCTGGGTGGGACTCTCTGGATTCGGGGCAATGCCGCGCCGGAGTACACCCTCCCCGAGTGGAAAGTCCCGACACCCAACGCCTACGACACGCTCACCGAGGCAAAGAAGCTCGAAGTCAGCAAGCTCGGAAAGGCAGCCATCAATCCCGAAGCGCACTACGACAAGAAAGCGCAAAAATATATCTATCCCCTGGGGCCGCTGGACGATAGAAAGGCCTTGCTGGAGAAGAACCAGCCCGCCATCGCCAAGCTACGCGAAGCGCTGACCCAAGAGTTCGCTACTCCCCGGAAACCGGGCGATATCCAGGCACTTGCCGATAACTTCCCTCACTTCGCAGAGTTTCGGGAGCTAGCCCGGCTTCTGATGTTTGCCAGCCGAACCTACGCGGACTTGGGGCAAAACGACGAAGCGAGCCGGTGCGCTTTGGATGCGATCACGCTGGGGGCTCTCGTCTCGCACCGAAGCCAGCTCATCGGGAACCTGGTTGGCGTCGCCTGCGAGGCAATCGGGCGAAAAGTGCTCTGGGAGCGGGTGGATGCGCTCGATGCAAAGACCGCCCGGGCTGCTGTCGCGCGGCTCGAAGCGCTGGAGCCGACCCGCTATTCCTTTGAGAATGTGCTCCTCAATGAGCGCGACTTCAACCAGGCTAATACCTACGTGAACTTCAAAAATTCTAACGCCTGGCAGTACACCTCGTCGTACTTTTCCCAAATCGACGAGGCGCAAACTGTGACCGGGGCCATGATGGGGGAGGAGCCAGAGAAGCCCAGCGCACTGGACCGGGCGAAACTGCTTGGCACACAGGTATGGATGACCGGGCAGTTTGTCTGGCAGACCAAAAAGGTCATCTTTGCCGAGAGTGGGCGCTACATGACCGAGCTGGCCGCGCAGAGCAAGCTCCCCTACGATCCCAAGCGTCCCGGTCCGCGCATGCCCACCGACCCGATCAACCAGCTGATCCTACCCGTCTTCCAGCAAGCCGGCCAAAAAGACACCGCGACCCGCGCGGAGACGGCACTGGCACGGGTCTACCTTGCCCTGCGTGCGTATCGGTTAGAAAAAGGCGAGTATCCGTCAACTCTTGCGGAGCTTGTTAGCGCGGACTATCTCAAAGCCCTTCCCGACGATCCCTATGCGATGCGCTTTGGGCAGCCCTTTGGCTACCGGCGTGAGGCGGGCGATACGTTCACACTCTGGTCCTGCGGCCCCGATGGCGACGATGACAACGGGCGGGCGATCAAGAAAGGCGATGGAACGGTAAGCCGCTATGTCCAGACCAACGACGAGGGCGATCTGGTGGCGCGGGTCAATACGTACTAGCCTCCTGACCCCCACGCGTGGGGGAACTGAGAGGTATTTTCCTTGTGTCTCCCCCACCTGTGGGGGGTGGGGGGCCTACGCGATCCAGGCACCCTCGGGCTGGTCGGGGCGGTAGCTGACTCCTACGTAGTCCCCGACAAAGCGGCTCTCGGCGGGGGTCGGGGTGGGGGACGTAAACTCAATGGCTTGGCCGCGGTGGGTCGCAAAGCGCACACGGGCATAGAGCGCGGCGTCGCGCTCGACAAAGGCAATCAGCACTCCGGTTGCGGATAGCGGGTTCATAGCTCTCATGCCGGGATTATCGGCAGAAAAAAGAAAAACCTCCCCCGCAGGTTTGCAGGGGAGGCGCTGGGTGAGAGACTCGGACTACTCCTCGTCGCCCTTGCCCTTACGACCAGACTTGGCCATGATCTCCTCCGCGACGTTGCGCGGAACCTCTTCGTAGTGCGAAGGCTCCATCGTCGAGGAGGCGCGGCCCTGGGTCATCGAGCGAAGGTCGCTGATGTAGCCAAACATCTCCGAGAGCGGCACTTTCGCCTTGACGGCGCGGATGCCACCCATCAGGGTCTCTTGCGACTCGATCATGCCACGGCGGCGGTTGAGGTCACCGATCACGTCCCCGAGGAACTGATCCGGGGTCACGGCCTCCACCGACATGATGGGCTCCAGAATGACAGGCTGTGCCTTGCGCATTCCGCCACGCATCGCCATACGGCCCGCCTCACGGAACGAGATCTCGTCCGAGTCGACGTCGTGGTAGGAACCGTCGATGACGGTCGCCTTGACATCCACCACCGGGTAGCCTGCCAGGACGCCGTGCACCAGAGCCGCCTCACAGCCCTTCTGGACCGCGGGGATGAACTCGCGCGGGATCGCACCACCGACCACCTTGTTGATAAACTCGAAGCCCTTACCCTGCTCGTTGGCCTCAACGATCAGCGTACAGTCGCCGAACTTACCCTTACCACCGGTCTGCTTCTTGAACAGACCGCGCTCGGTCGTGCTACCCTTGATGGTCTCACGGTAGGCAACCTGGGGCGTCCCCTGGTTGGCCTCGACCTTGAACTCGCGCTTCATGCGGTCCACCAGGATCTCCAGGTGAAGCTCGCCCATACCACGGATGATGGTCTGGCCGGTCTCCTGGTCGGTGAACGTGCGGAAGGTCGGGTCCTCGGCGGAGAGCCGCTGGAGGGCGACACCCATCTTGTCCTGGTCGGCCTTGGTCTTCGGCTCGATGCTCATCTCAATGACGGGCTCGGGGAAGCTCATGGACTCCAGGATGATCGGCTTCTTCTCATCGGCCAGCGTATCTCCGGTCGTGGTGTCCGAGAGACCCACGGCTGCGGCGATATCGCCCGAGTACACCACATCGATCTCCTCACGCTTGTTGGCGTGCATCTGAAGGATGCGGCTGACGCGCTCTTTCTTGCCCTTGGTCGCGTTGTAGATGTAGCTACCCTTGGTGAGGGTGCCCGAGTACACACGGAAGAAGGTCAGGTTCCCGACGTGCGGGTCGTTCATGAGCTTGAAGGCCAGCGCGGAGAAGGGCTCATTGTCGCCCGGCTTGCGCTCGTCCTCGGCCAGAGTGTCCGGATTGATCCCCGGAACGGCCTCGACATCCACCGGAGACGGCAGGTAGTAGATGACCGCATCGAGCATGGACTGGACGCCCTTGTTCTTGAACGCGGAGCCACAGATCATCGGGGTGATCTCCATGGACAGTGTCCCCTTGCGGATCGCTGCACGGATCTCGTCGATGGTGAGCTCCTCGCCCTCCAGGTACTTCTCCATCAGGGCCTCGTCGATGGTCGCGGCCTCTTCCACCAGAAGAGCGCGGTACTCATCGACCTGGTCGCGCATGTCGGCCGGGATCGGCACTTCCAGCGGCTTCTTGCCGAAGTCGTCGGAGTAGTTGTAGGCCTTCATGGTGATCAGATCGACAATGCCCTTGAAGTCCGCCTCAGCGCCGATGGGGAGCTGAAGGGGCACGGGCTTGGCACCGAGGCGATCCTTGACCTGCTTGACAACCGTGAGGAAGTCAGCACCGGCGCGGTCCATCTTGTTGACGAAGGCAACGCGAGGCACCTTGTACTTGTTGGCCTGGCGCCAGACGGTCTCGGACTGGGGCTGCACACCACCCACGGCGCAGAACACCGCGACCGCGCCATCTAGGACGCGCATCGAGCGCTCAACCTCGACCGTGAAGTCGACGTGGCCAGGGGTGTCGATGATGTTGATACGGTGCGTGTTCTTACGCGCCCCATCATCGAACTTCTTCTTGTCCTCGGCTTCGTCGTAGCC from the Armatimonas rosea genome contains:
- a CDS encoding type II toxin-antitoxin system VapC family toxin, which gives rise to MYLLDTDHITLLARSGEEGERIRQRVLLAPEGEVSASIVSYEEQMRGWLAQLNRISAVNQQAIYYTRLEENLRFYNQIPLISFDTAVVEQFQALWVQRIRIGTMDLKIAATALAHDATLLTRNAKDFSKVPGLRLEDWSIGLPE
- a CDS encoding glutamate-5-semialdehyde dehydrogenase; the protein is MSADLPSRPNLPALGAAAKAASRQLALLTTDQKNALLLALAEAVERHSPEILQANAADLTEARERGTTAALLDRLSLADGRLAAVVGDVRAVATLPDPVGEVFNQKLLPSGLSLYQKRVPLGVLGVIYEARPNVTVDIASLALKTGNAAILRGGSETLRTNTALVVAMAEALPENAVQLIASPDRALVSELLQMHQYVDMIIPRGGASLHDFCRQNSTIPVIIGGIGVCHLFVDESADLEKAIPVIVNAKCRRPSVCNSLDTLLVHEALAETFLPKAKAALAERGVRFVEDEFDTEWMSLTLGIKVVAGLDDAIVHIQAHSSQHTDGILTQSDTNAARFIAEIDSAAVFVNCSTGFNDGGQFGLGAEVAISTQKLHARGPMGLEALTTYKWVGSGDYLVRG
- a CDS encoding macro domain-containing protein — its product is MMIYYVTGDILKTKAAALAHGVAPNDDCKSGLALALREQWPAMYSDLRHYYRAFHPKPGTLWVWSGVGGVRIVNLFTQEPAPEDTHAHPGKAHLEDVNHALRELAKLIHEEKLASVALPRLATGVGKLAWKDVKALIEKHLGPLHTPIYVYEEYQPGVAAEEPGVSVS
- a CDS encoding molybdopterin-dependent oxidoreductase, with product MSATPDSKLQGETPPGPDDAPAGVQVSPDLYRSNRIPPNQSRTKKWPVLDTGIHPKPLAPDEVTLELYGEVEVPRLFTWAELQALPRARVAADMHCVTRWSRLGNLWEGVSTRTLVEQLQLKPSAKFVMVYGRDEVTFFRGGSATWCTNLPLEYFLHDDCLVAWSHDGEPLSNEHGGPLRLVVPKLYAWKSAKWVSAIEFRESDSPGYWEKGGYHMLGDPWKEQRFRFSDDGEESER
- a CDS encoding aminotransferase class V-fold PLP-dependent enzyme encodes the protein MTLDEFRAQFPSVQKGVHLNHAGMGPIPLVASAAVAQALTELADGDGMMAFRAHLARQSRLREALARLMNVSVEGVALTRNTSHGLTIAAQAIPFLPGENVVVGECEYPSVVYPWQAQAVRGVETRIVPCPDGLLSEDALMAACDSSTRALAVSWVQWGTGQRMDLERLGEFCQQRNIWFVVDVIQGLGALTCDLSACGADIAAGGCHKWLLAPAGIGPLYIKPSRLGELLPTNVGWNWVNNPFTWDRLRFDDTRPRADRFEEGSPAILATAALEATVALLESVGMEVIGERVHANAEALRSGLRARGMEVCPTDHQSGIVAFRHPSLANEALLAQLDAQRIWAAVRCGWVRFSPHGYTSSNDIEHALNVME
- a CDS encoding metalloregulator ArsR/SmtB family transcription factor, translated to MLEAAAPVIRTIAHPLRLRILDYLDHQGASNVSQIVAVCDAEQAVVSQQLRILKDQGILSNRREGNFVFYELKDRSVLFLLGCIRNHQCAV
- a CDS encoding sulfite exporter TauE/SafE family protein; translation: MISLESGLALVVFAMATGLALGTLGAGGAILALPAFTYAAHLPQREASATSLLVVGTAALIGGLLTLVRCRKNPDEPRPDFKVALPFLLSGLVGAWCGAKASKLVPELALKLLFGAIVLAAAEAMYLRAMSPKAAPSRRALPLWLGPLLGGLVGLMTGLVGVGGGFMIVPALTVMGKLSLKQASATSVWIIAGNAAAALVGYVGHVHIAWGLAGAFLAVTLIAMQVGQSLARRANPKVLQLTFAGFLLVIGALTLLKH
- a CDS encoding DUF72 domain-containing protein, translating into MPPIFMGTMGWSYPDWRGPFYALGTPDARLLAEYATVFDAIELDTTFYAPPRETALAQWDRLTPAGFFFSAKVPKLITHERRLVGPAAGKEARDFGRLMQAGLGAKLGRLVLQLPPDFGPGEARNLLTFADTLAEHTLPITVELRESGWLQTEIAAQLAERGMQLATTDRVAVPGAPLTYLRLLGEENSVERFDQRALPRDTELDHWAEQLRAAAGPVFVHVRNYYEGHAPATLIELRRRLGLSLPTPPGQQQMSLF
- a CDS encoding CBS domain-containing protein, whose product is MSTLADATLRSVPVIDPQTSLDEAIALLEADPLQTVVLVGDEMYMGILNAAMLESSLIPAGADRATLQVGPYVRPTRPLSPETTTQEALAALERKGAPALPVVAGNVYKGVITRAELG
- a CDS encoding type II secretion system protein GspG; this translates as MNKVKKALALGCGTSLALLVGLGGTLWIRGNAAPEYTLPEWKVPTPNAYDTLTEAKKLEVSKLGKAAINPEAHYDKKAQKYIYPLGPLDDRKALLEKNQPAIAKLREALTQEFATPRKPGDIQALADNFPHFAEFRELARLLMFASRTYADLGQNDEASRCALDAITLGALVSHRSQLIGNLVGVACEAIGRKVLWERVDALDAKTARAAVARLEALEPTRYSFENVLLNERDFNQANTYVNFKNSNAWQYTSSYFSQIDEAQTVTGAMMGEEPEKPSALDRAKLLGTQVWMTGQFVWQTKKVIFAESGRYMTELAAQSKLPYDPKRPGPRMPTDPINQLILPVFQQAGQKDTATRAETALARVYLALRAYRLEKGEYPSTLAELVSADYLKALPDDPYAMRFGQPFGYRREAGDTFTLWSCGPDGDDDNGRAIKKGDGTVSRYVQTNDEGDLVARVNTY
- the fusA gene encoding elongation factor G, translated to MAREYSLENTRNIGIAAHIDAGKTTTTERVLLYTGVNYKIGEVHDGTATMDWMEQERERGITITSAATTCFWGLDGYDEAEDKKKFDDGARKNTHRINIIDTPGHVDFTVEVERSMRVLDGAVAVFCAVGGVQPQSETVWRQANKYKVPRVAFVNKMDRAGADFLTVVKQVKDRLGAKPVPLQLPIGAEADFKGIVDLITMKAYNYSDDFGKKPLEVPIPADMRDQVDEYRALLVEEAATIDEALMEKYLEGEELTIDEIRAAIRKGTLSMEITPMICGSAFKNKGVQSMLDAVIYYLPSPVDVEAVPGINPDTLAEDERKPGDNEPFSALAFKLMNDPHVGNLTFFRVYSGTLTKGSYIYNATKGKKERVSRILQMHANKREEIDVVYSGDIAAAVGLSDTTTGDTLADEKKPIILESMSFPEPVIEMSIEPKTKADQDKMGVALQRLSAEDPTFRTFTDQETGQTIIRGMGELHLEILVDRMKREFKVEANQGTPQVAYRETIKGSTTERGLFKKQTGGKGKFGDCTLIVEANEQGKGFEFINKVVGGAIPREFIPAVQKGCEAALVHGVLAGYPVVDVKATVIDGSYHDVDSDEISFREAGRMAMRGGMRKAQPVILEPIMSVEAVTPDQFLGDVIGDLNRRRGMIESQETLMGGIRAVKAKVPLSEMFGYISDLRSMTQGRASSTMEPSHYEEVPRNVAEEIMAKSGRKGKGDEE